CGGCGCTGCGGATGATCGCCGGCCTCGAGGAGATCACCGGCGGGAGCCTGTCCATTGGCGACCGCGTGGTGAACGAGCTGCCGCCCAAGGATCGCGACGTCGCGATGGTCTTCCAGAACTATGCGCTCTACCCGCATATGACCATCCGGGAGAACCTCGAGTTCGGTCTGAAGATCCGCAAGACGCCCAAGCCGGAGATGGACAAGCTGGTGAACGATGCCGCCGAGATTCTCGGCATCACGCACCTGCTGGACCGCAAGCCGAAGCAGCTCTCCGGTGGTCAGCGCCAGCGCGTGGCGCTCGGCCGCGCCATCGTGCGCAAGCCGGCGGTGTTCCTCTTCGACGAGCCTCTGTCCAACCTCGACGCCAAGCTGCGCGTGCAGATGCGCTCGGAGATCAAGAAGCTCCAGCAGCGTCTAGGGGTCACCTCGGTCTACGTGACGCACGACCAGATCGAGGCCATGACGATGGGCCACCGCATCGCGGTGATGAAGGAGGGCAAGCTGCAGCAGCTCGGCACCCCGCTGGAGGTGTACGAGCGCCCGGCCAACGTCTTCGTGGCCCAGTTCATCGGCTCTCCGCCCATGAGCTTCACCACCGCCACGCTCTCGGCCAATGGCGAGGCGCTCGAGGGCGAGGGCTTCAAGATTCCGGTACCCCAGAGCCTGCGCCCGGTGACGGCGGGCAAGGGGGGCCGCAAGTTGAAGGTCGGCATCCGTCCTGACAACATCATCGCGCCGTCGGCTACCGCCCGCGGCGAGACGGCGCCGCTGGAGGTGAAGGTGGATCTCGTCGAGCCGCTCGGCAACGAGGTCATCGTCCACTCCCGCCTCGCCGAGAACTTCATCGTCTTCCGGTTGCCGCCCCAGCACACGCCCGAGACGGGCGCGAAGATGCAGGTGGTGGTCGAGCTGGAGTCGCTGCACCTGTTCGACGCTGAAACCGAACAACGTCTGTCCGCCTAGTCGAGTCCCCTCCAGAGGAGCACCACGACATGAAGAACCTGCGACTGATGATCGCGGCCGTGTGCCTGTGCGCGCTCGGCCTGATTGCAAGGCCCGCCGCCGCCGCCGAGACGAAGGAGATCGTCCTGTGGCACGCCTACCGCGCCGAGGAGAAGACGGCGCTGGAGAAGGTGATCGCCCAGTTCAACGCCGCCAATGCCTCCAAGGGCATCAAGGTGACGACGCTGGCGGTGCCGTATGACGCCTACGCGGACAAGATCTCCGCCACCGTGCCGCGCGGCAAGGGCCCGGACATCTTCATCTTCGCCCAGGACCGCCTGGGTGGATGGATCGAAGCGGGCAACACGGTGGCGCCCATCGACTTCTTCGTGGATGACGCGCTTCGCAAGCGCTTCATCCCCACCACGATGGAGGCGATGACCTACCGCGGCACCGTGTACGGCCTGCCGCTGAACTACAAGGTCATCACGCTCATCTACAACAAGAAGCTCGTGCCCACCCCGCCCAAGACGAGCGGCGAGCTGGTGACGATCGCCAAGAAGCTCACCGACAAGAAGGCGGGCCGCTTCGGTCTGGCGTACTCCTACGGTGACTTCTACTTCCACGCGGCCCTGATGAACGGCTTCGGCGGCGGCGTGTTCGGCCCGGGCACCACGCCCACCCTCAACTCGCCGCAGAACGTGAAGTCGGTGGAGCAGGTGATGAAGTGGGTGGAGAAGGACGGCATCCTCCCGGCCGAGCCCTCCTCGGCGCTCATCACCTCGCTCTTCAACGAGGGCAAGGCGGCCATGGTGTTCTCCGGCCCCTGGTTCCTGGGGGAGATCGCCAAGGGCGTGGACTACGGCCTGGCGCCGCTGCCCACGCTGGACGAGGCCGGTGGCAAGCCGATGCGCCCGTGGATGACGGTGGAGGGCGTGTACATCTCCGCTCCGTCGAAGAACACGGACGCGGCGTTCGAGGTGGCGAAGTTCCTCACCAGCGACGAGGCCGCCAAGGTGCTCGCGCTGGAGGGCCGTCAGAGCCCCGCCAACCTGGCGGTGTATTCCGATCCGAAGGTGCAGGCGGACCCGCAGCTCAAGGCGTTCCGCGACCAGGTCGACACGGCGGTGCCGATGCCCAACGTGCCGGAGATGACGATGGTCTGGTCGCCGGCCACCTCGGCGATGAACTCCATCCTCAAGAAGGCCGCCACGCCCAAGGCCGCCCTCGACGTAGCCCAGAAGGCCGTGGCCAAGGACGTGGCCGGCCTGCGCAAGAAGTGAGGAGCGAGTGAGCAATATGGCCCCACAGCGAACCGGCGATGAGCAGAATGACGTCGCCGCCCACGCGCTCGGCGAGCGCGGTCACACCCAAGCCCTCCACAGTACCGGGGGCCGTCCCTCGGGCGGCTCGTCGGGCCCTGGTGCTCCCCACCGCGGGCGGGTGTTCGTGGGGCTCTCCCTCGCGCTCGGTCTGTCCCTGGCGATCGCCCACGGCCTGCTGGCCGGGGCGCTGGACAAGATGTCCACCGAGCGCGCGGATCGCCAGTCCCTCGTGTCCCTGCGTGCGCTGGAGGACCTGGTCCAGCGCGCGGGGGGCTCGGGGGATGCCGTGCGCGCCGTGGTGTCCACGTGGAAGGAGCAGCTTCCGCCGGGCAGCGCGGTGCGAGTGATTGCCTTCTCGGGCATCCAGCTCGAGGCCTCCACCTTCCCCGAGGACCAGGGGGAGCGCGCGGCGCCGCGCCGGCTGTCGCGCGAGGAGAAGCCCCTCTACGACCGCGGGCAGCGGCTGCGCGCCGCGGTGGAGACCAACCGGGAGGAAGGCTCCGCGCGCAAGCTGGAGGTGGAGACGGAGGCGCTGCCGGATGGCCGGCGCCTGCTGAGCGCGCCGGTGGAGGTGGACGGCTCGGTGGTGGGCATGGTGGAGCTGGCCACGGCTCCGCTGGCGGCCCCGTTGAAGCCGGGCATGCTGGCGACGCTGGCCTTCTTCCTGGTGCCGCTGGCGGTGTGTGGTGCCGCGGCCTTCGTCGTGCGCCGCCAGGGCCTGCTCGTCGCCATGTCGGTGGTGTTGCTCGCGGCGGGCCTGGGTGGCTACGTGTCCTATTCGCTGGGCACGTTGGGCTCCGAGGTGCATGCGACGCAGACGCTCGTGGCCTCGCAGCTACAAGCGATGGCGCAGCGGGCCCAGGCGGTGATGGCCGAGCGGCAGCTCGCGGCCGAGCCGGCGCTGCAGCCCGGCAACTGGGACGCGGATCAGTTCCGCCGTCCGCTGGGGCTGGTGACGCCGGCGGGTGAGGTGAACGAGGCGGTGGTGTCCGCGCGCGTGGCCGAGCTGCGCTCGGGCGCGGGCCGCGCGCTCGGTGGGCTGGGCGCGCTGGCCCTGGCCGTGCTGCTCTTCATCGGCATGGGCGGTCTGGCCCGCACGGTGGAGACGGTGGTGGAGTACCGGACGGCCTACCTCTACATCGCCCCGGCGATGGTGGGCATGCTGGTCCTCGTCTTCTTCCCGTTCTTCTACGGCATCACCCTGTCCTTCACCGACTCCAACCTCTACAACACGGGGCAGGCGCTGTCGGACATCTGGGTGGGCCTGCGCAACTACGTGGAGATCCTCGGCGACTTCAACATCGCCCGGAGGGCGCAGGACGGGTCGCTCGTCTTCAACTACCTCAACTTCTATTACACGCTCTTCTTCACGGTGGTGTGGACGGTCACCAACGTGACCATCGGCGTGACGGTGGGCCTGGCGCTGGCGCTCATGCTCAACGTGCAGGGGCTGGCGCTGCGGCCGGTGTACCGCGTGCTGCTCATCCTGCCGTGGGCCATGCCCAACTACATCACCGCGCTCATCTGGAAGGGCATGTTCCACCAGCAGTTCGGCGTGGTGAACCACGTCATCCGGATGTTCGGTGGACAGGGGCTCGCCTGGTACGACACGCCGACGACGTCGTTCCTCACGGCGCTCGCCACCAACGGCTGGCTGAGCTTCCCCTTCATGATGGTGGTGTCGCTGGGCGCGCTGACGTCCATCCCCAACGAGCTCTACGAGGCCGCGCGCGTGGATGGGGCCTCTCGCTGGCAGCAGTTCAAGTCGATTACACTGCCCTCGCTCAAGCCCGCGCTGGTCCCGGCCGTCATCCTGTCGGTCGTCTGGACCTTCAACATGTTCAACATCATCTTCCTGGTGACCGAGGGCGAGCCGAGCAACTCGACGGAAATCCTCGTGACCCAGGCGTACAAGTTCGCCTTCCAGCGCTACCGCTACGGGTACGCGGCGGCGTACTCGACGGTCATCTTCGGCATCCTGCTGCTCTACAGCGTGGTGCAGAACCGCATGTCGCGCGCCACGGAGGCCGCCTGATGTTCTCGCGTCGAGATGGGGTGCCCCACTGGCCGCTGCACGTGCTGCTGACGGGCTTCACCCTCTTCACCCTCTACCCCATCCTCTGGGTCATCACGATCGCCTTCTCGGGTAAGCAGAGCCTGGCGATCGCCACGATCCCCGAGGAGCCCTCGTTCCTGGACCAGGTGCGCGCCGTCATGCCCTGGCCGGAGACGTGGTCGTTCTCCAACTTCGTCTCGGTGATGAGGGATCAGCCCTTCGGGCAGTGGATGTTCAACAGCGCCGTCATCGCGCTGGGCACCACGGTGGTGGGCGTGTTCCTCGCGTGCACCGCGGCCTATGCCTTCAGCCGCTTCAAGTTCGCCGGCCAGCGCGCGGGCATGATGGCCTTCCTCGTGTCCCAGATGTTCCCGGGCACGCTGATGCTCATCCCCCTCTACATCATCCTGGTGCAGTGGCTGGGCCTGGGCAGCTCGCGCTTCGGCCTGATGATCGTCTACGCCACCACCTCCATCCCCTTCAGCGTGTGGATGCTCAAGGGCTACTTCGACACGATTCCGAAGGACCTGGAGGAGGCCGCGCTCATCGAGGGCGCGTCGGTGGGGAAGATCTTCTGGACCATCATCCTGCCGCTGGCCAAGCCGGCGGTGGCGGTGACGGCGCTCTTCTCGTTCATGACGTCGTGGAACGAGTTCATCCTCGCGGCCACCTTCATGGACCAGGAGACGATGTACACGGCGCCGGTGGGCTTGCGCTTCTTCGTGGGTGGCTTCTCGCAGCAGTGGGGCTACTTCGCCGCGGGCTCCATCATCGTCTCGGTGCCGGTGGTCGTCCTGTTCCTGTTCCTCCAGAAGTACCTCGTCTCCGGCCTGACCGCCGGCAGCGTCAAGGGTTAGTCCGTCGTTTTCCAGCCCCTCCATTTCCCAGCAAGGAGAAGTCGAACATGAAGACCTCGCGTTTCGCCGTGTTCACGCTGACCGCCGCGCTCCTGGGCGCTCCCGCCCTGGCCGCTGACAAGGTGTCCTTCAAGGACCCGACCGGTGACGA
This is a stretch of genomic DNA from Archangium violaceum. It encodes these proteins:
- a CDS encoding sugar ABC transporter permease; this translates as MFSRRDGVPHWPLHVLLTGFTLFTLYPILWVITIAFSGKQSLAIATIPEEPSFLDQVRAVMPWPETWSFSNFVSVMRDQPFGQWMFNSAVIALGTTVVGVFLACTAAYAFSRFKFAGQRAGMMAFLVSQMFPGTLMLIPLYIILVQWLGLGSSRFGLMIVYATTSIPFSVWMLKGYFDTIPKDLEEAALIEGASVGKIFWTIILPLAKPAVAVTALFSFMTSWNEFILAATFMDQETMYTAPVGLRFFVGGFSQQWGYFAAGSIIVSVPVVVLFLFLQKYLVSGLTAGSVKG
- a CDS encoding carbohydrate ABC transporter permease, which produces MAPQRTGDEQNDVAAHALGERGHTQALHSTGGRPSGGSSGPGAPHRGRVFVGLSLALGLSLAIAHGLLAGALDKMSTERADRQSLVSLRALEDLVQRAGGSGDAVRAVVSTWKEQLPPGSAVRVIAFSGIQLEASTFPEDQGERAAPRRLSREEKPLYDRGQRLRAAVETNREEGSARKLEVETEALPDGRRLLSAPVEVDGSVVGMVELATAPLAAPLKPGMLATLAFFLVPLAVCGAAAFVVRRQGLLVAMSVVLLAAGLGGYVSYSLGTLGSEVHATQTLVASQLQAMAQRAQAVMAERQLAAEPALQPGNWDADQFRRPLGLVTPAGEVNEAVVSARVAELRSGAGRALGGLGALALAVLLFIGMGGLARTVETVVEYRTAYLYIAPAMVGMLVLVFFPFFYGITLSFTDSNLYNTGQALSDIWVGLRNYVEILGDFNIARRAQDGSLVFNYLNFYYTLFFTVVWTVTNVTIGVTVGLALALMLNVQGLALRPVYRVLLILPWAMPNYITALIWKGMFHQQFGVVNHVIRMFGGQGLAWYDTPTTSFLTALATNGWLSFPFMMVVSLGALTSIPNELYEAARVDGASRWQQFKSITLPSLKPALVPAVILSVVWTFNMFNIIFLVTEGEPSNSTEILVTQAYKFAFQRYRYGYAAAYSTVIFGILLLYSVVQNRMSRATEAA
- a CDS encoding ABC transporter ATP-binding protein; its protein translation is MAGVVFKNVAKRYGEVSVIEGLNLDIRDHEFMVLVGPSGCGKSTALRMIAGLEEITGGSLSIGDRVVNELPPKDRDVAMVFQNYALYPHMTIRENLEFGLKIRKTPKPEMDKLVNDAAEILGITHLLDRKPKQLSGGQRQRVALGRAIVRKPAVFLFDEPLSNLDAKLRVQMRSEIKKLQQRLGVTSVYVTHDQIEAMTMGHRIAVMKEGKLQQLGTPLEVYERPANVFVAQFIGSPPMSFTTATLSANGEALEGEGFKIPVPQSLRPVTAGKGGRKLKVGIRPDNIIAPSATARGETAPLEVKVDLVEPLGNEVIVHSRLAENFIVFRLPPQHTPETGAKMQVVVELESLHLFDAETEQRLSA
- a CDS encoding extracellular solute-binding protein; the encoded protein is MKNLRLMIAAVCLCALGLIARPAAAAETKEIVLWHAYRAEEKTALEKVIAQFNAANASKGIKVTTLAVPYDAYADKISATVPRGKGPDIFIFAQDRLGGWIEAGNTVAPIDFFVDDALRKRFIPTTMEAMTYRGTVYGLPLNYKVITLIYNKKLVPTPPKTSGELVTIAKKLTDKKAGRFGLAYSYGDFYFHAALMNGFGGGVFGPGTTPTLNSPQNVKSVEQVMKWVEKDGILPAEPSSALITSLFNEGKAAMVFSGPWFLGEIAKGVDYGLAPLPTLDEAGGKPMRPWMTVEGVYISAPSKNTDAAFEVAKFLTSDEAAKVLALEGRQSPANLAVYSDPKVQADPQLKAFRDQVDTAVPMPNVPEMTMVWSPATSAMNSILKKAATPKAALDVAQKAVAKDVAGLRKK